A region from the Leishmania panamensis strain MHOM/PA/94/PSC-1 chromosome 20 sequence genome encodes:
- a CDS encoding hypothetical protein (TriTrypDB/GeneDB-style sysID: LpmP.20.2210) yields MPGFAGSFKGVAVGSSTMLAHGTDSTQGAVHHTDTAAAAEWRALYGTSTDMMNSTARKFRAGGTGVSYMNPIFHLTADDATILSMEHNNHCKLLGIATSKKEILVTWTQLMPVIENMGMLQGPDEDLFGGEQAIPVDERLLEWDPATMSILIDKLPYTCTELSWAPWQQGIYLAGLCPGHGIRLYRYSHGNWALDDCIRSSESVSCTISANFTVACACSGGRVELWVRGSTASGRAVTPGPSPGSRAGDGTAINGGDEAKGTSWMLCRTIMLPFAEDDGGSFRAHDGGRSSGAGSTPASAARHRRRDILGVAWDESGALLAAGDQGGSVYVVAATQDSTRLDDVVYHQPTSASCGPCKQVAWSPSSGRSFLCLAMVFTTFVQLVLFRRPRFMNAAGLPHVEHSIDSAGGGRARGVRGSASTIAASPLQVLATVQVPCGEVARLSWNNTGTRFVTTHLDSSVNIWAVDFRYQHSLKDDRAYVTGSREDANALQYADSPRADGHVETSVPAEAEDRRLCVVVSVRRTTAVHPYHAVSK; encoded by the coding sequence ATGCCGGGGTTTGCCGGATCTTTCAAGGGAGTCGCCGTAGGGTCAAGTACGATGCTGGCGCATGGAACGGATTCGACTCAGGGTGCCGTCCACCACACCGatactgcagcagcggccgaaTGGCGTGCTCTTTATGGAACCAGCACTGACATGATGAACTCGACTGCGCGCAAGTTCCGTGCCGGTGGCACCGGTGTCTCATATATGAACCCCATCTTTCACCTTACAGCTGACGACGCCACGATCCTCTCCATGGAGCACAACAACCACTGCAAGCTTCTCGGCATCGCCACCTCCAAGAAGGAGATCCTCGTCACGTGGACACAGCTGATGCCGGTGATAGAGAACATGGGGATGCTACAGGGCCCAGATGAAGACCTGTTTGGCGGCGAGCAGGCCATTCCAGTAGATGAGCGGCTGCTCGAGTGGGATCCAGCGACCATGTCTATTTTGATTGACAAGTTGCCATATACATGCACCGAGTTGTCATGGGCACCGTGGCAGCAAGGCATCTACCTCGCAGGGCTCTGCCCAGGGCACGGCATCCGGCTCTATCGCTACTCCCACGGGAATTGGGCACTGGATGATTGCATCCGCTCCTCGGAGAGTGTGAGCTGCACCATCTCTGCGAACTTTACTGTGGCATGTGCGTGTAGTGGCGGCCGAGTGGAGCTGTGGGTGAGAGGTTCCACCGCGTCTGGCCGTGCAGTGACACCTGGGCCGTCACCCGGCTCGAGGGCGGGTGACGGCACGGCGATAAACGGTGGCGATGAGGCGAAGGGCACCTCATGGATGCTGTGCCGCACCATCATGCTTCCCTtcgccgaggacgacggcggcagcttccGCGCACATGacggagggagaagcagtGGTGCTGGTTCTACCCCCGCATCTGCAGCTCGACATCGTCGGCGGGACATACTCGGCGTTGCCTGGGACGAATCCGGCGCCCTTCTGGCGGCCGGTGATCAAGGAGGGTCTGTGTACGTTGTGGCGGCCACCCAAGACAGCACGCGATTGGACGATGTGGTATACCACCAACCGACCTCTGCGTCGTGCGGTCCGTGTAAGCAGGTTGCGTGGTCCCCTTCGTCGGGCCGTAGCTTTTTGTGTCTGGCGATGGTGTTCACGACGTTTGTTCAACTGGTGCTTTTTCGCCGGCCACGCTTTATGAACGCGGCCGGTCTGCCTCACGTAGAACACAGCATCgacagcgctggcggtgggagagcgagaggggtgCGGGGCAGCGCATCGACGATCGCCGCTAGCCCGCTTCAGGTGCTGGCAACGGTGCAGGTGCCGTGCGGGGAGGTCGCGAGATTATCGTGGAACAACACCGGCACGCGCTTCGTCACAACGCATCTCGACAGTTCCGTGAACATCTGGGCGGTAGACTTTAGATACCAGCACTCCTTGAAGGATGACAGAGCTTACGTGACAGGCAGCCGAGAGGACGCCAATGCCCTGCAGTACGCTGACAGCCCACGCGCAGATGGGCACGTGGAAACGAGCGTTCCCGCAGAAGCGGAGGACAGGCGACTCTGCGTTGTTGTGTCCGTACGGCGTACCACCGCAGTGCACCCGTACCACGCCGTGTCGAAGTGA